The Rhodothermales bacterium genome has a window encoding:
- a CDS encoding TonB-dependent receptor — translation IGFDGFLLMNGIQDIFNTVDSRRIIYDRPFEGILPAYHRLDISVERTFTWEHTSLVLQAGAINVYNRRNLLSLDIFTLRRTDQLPFVPTVGVKASFN, via the coding sequence CATCGGGTTCGACGGTTTTCTGCTCATGAACGGCATCCAGGACATCTTCAATACCGTCGATAGCCGGCGCATCATCTACGACCGTCCGTTCGAGGGCATCCTGCCGGCCTACCACCGGCTCGATATCTCGGTGGAGCGCACGTTTACCTGGGAGCATACCAGCCTCGTCCTGCAGGCCGGCGCGATCAACGTATACAACCGGCGCAACCTGCTCTCGCTCGACATCTTCACGCTGCGCCGGACCGACCAGTTGCCGTTCGTTCCGACGGTCGGCGTCAAAGCCTCGTTTAATTGA